From Gemmatimonadaceae bacterium, the proteins below share one genomic window:
- a CDS encoding agmatine deiminase family protein gives MTTKKAAGGLRWPAEWERHDATWIAWPHHEPDWPGKFGPIPWVYAEIARALAAHERVHILVHDERTEEEAWHCLRMHEVKQSRIHLHQCPTDRVWLRDSAPTMVHDADGNVRHVNWAFNAWAKYDNYALDAKIGAFIADHTGIPRDEPQRPDGKGRVVLEGGGIETDGRGTMLVTEEWLLSDVQVRNPGLDRADYERIFAEQLGCTKTIWLGEGCVGDDTHGHVDDIARFVAPGVMVVAHEEDPSDENHARSADNLARLKNVTDAEGEPIRVVTLPYPRPVVMDGARLPASYANFYIANGVVLVPTFNDANDRLALNTLAELMPDRQVVGIHAVDLVWGLGTLHCLTQQQPAARKSRGRKTT, from the coding sequence ATGACGACGAAGAAGGCAGCAGGCGGCCTGCGCTGGCCGGCCGAATGGGAGCGCCACGACGCCACGTGGATTGCCTGGCCGCACCACGAGCCCGACTGGCCAGGCAAGTTCGGGCCCATCCCCTGGGTGTACGCGGAGATCGCCCGCGCTCTGGCGGCGCACGAGCGCGTGCACATCCTCGTGCACGACGAGCGCACGGAGGAGGAGGCCTGGCACTGCCTGCGGATGCACGAGGTGAAGCAGTCGCGCATCCACCTGCATCAGTGCCCGACGGACCGCGTGTGGCTGCGCGACTCGGCACCGACGATGGTGCACGATGCCGACGGGAACGTGCGGCACGTGAACTGGGCGTTCAATGCCTGGGCCAAGTACGACAACTACGCGCTTGATGCGAAGATCGGTGCCTTCATCGCCGACCACACGGGCATCCCGCGTGACGAGCCGCAGCGCCCCGACGGCAAGGGCCGCGTGGTGCTCGAGGGCGGCGGCATCGAGACCGACGGTCGCGGCACGATGCTGGTGACCGAGGAGTGGCTGCTTTCCGACGTGCAGGTACGGAATCCCGGACTCGATCGCGCCGACTACGAACGCATCTTCGCCGAGCAGTTGGGCTGCACGAAGACCATCTGGCTGGGCGAGGGCTGCGTGGGCGACGACACGCACGGCCACGTGGACGACATCGCCCGCTTCGTGGCGCCAGGCGTGATGGTCGTGGCCCACGAGGAGGATCCGAGCGACGAGAACCACGCGCGGTCGGCGGACAACCTCGCACGGCTGAAGAACGTGACGGACGCCGAGGGCGAGCCGATCCGCGTCGTGACGCTTCCCTATCCGCGCCCCGTCGTGATGGACGGCGCCCGGCTGCCCGCGAGCTACGCGAACTTCTACATCGCCAACGGCGTCGTGCTGGTGCCCACGTTCAATGACGCCAACGACCGCTTGGCCCTCAACACCCTCGCGGAACTGATGCCCGACCGGCAGGTTGTGGGTATCCACGCGGTGGACCTTGTCTGGGGGCTGGGCACCTTGCATTGCCTCACGCAGCAGCAGCCGGCGGCGCGCAAGTCGCGCGGGCGGAAGACGACGTGA
- the queC gene encoding 7-cyano-7-deazaguanine synthase QueC, with product MTAAAALLEPVAEGTPGVVLLSGGLDSTTVLAAASTAGYAVNALTFRYGQRHDIEIAKAAALATHWRVARHVVANIDLRLFGGSALTADIAVPKDREHEAIGEGIPITYVPARNTIFLSYALAWAETLGAGDILIGVNALDYSGYPDCRPEYIAAFERMANLATKAGVEGTVRTRILTPLMQLDKAGIIRAGRALGVDYEMTISCYDPSPAGEPCGRCDACLLRAKGFAEAG from the coding sequence ATGACGGCGGCTGCGGCGTTGTTGGAGCCGGTCGCCGAGGGCACACCGGGCGTGGTGCTGCTCAGCGGCGGGCTCGATTCCACCACCGTGCTGGCCGCGGCCAGCACGGCCGGCTACGCGGTCAACGCGCTGACCTTCCGCTACGGGCAGCGCCACGACATCGAGATCGCGAAGGCTGCGGCGCTCGCGACACATTGGAGGGTCGCACGGCACGTGGTCGCCAACATCGACCTGCGGCTCTTCGGCGGCTCGGCGCTCACCGCCGACATCGCCGTGCCGAAGGACCGCGAGCACGAGGCGATTGGCGAGGGCATTCCCATCACCTACGTGCCGGCGCGCAATACGATTTTCCTGTCCTATGCCTTGGCCTGGGCGGAGACCTTGGGTGCCGGGGACATCCTGATCGGCGTGAACGCGCTGGACTACAGCGGCTATCCCGACTGCCGGCCGGAGTACATCGCGGCGTTCGAACGCATGGCCAACCTGGCAACGAAGGCGGGCGTGGAGGGCACGGTGCGGACCCGCATCCTCACGCCGCTGATGCAGCTCGACAAGGCAGGGATCATCCGGGCGGGCCGGGCGCTGGGCGTGGACTATGAAATGACCATCTCCTGCTACGACCCGTCGCCGGCCGGGGAGCCCTGCGGGCGATGCGATGCCTGCCTGCTCCGGGCCAAGGGATTCGCCGAGGCCGGTTAG
- a CDS encoding methyl-accepting chemotaxis protein, with product MRFGSIRVRLIAGLSLMIVLLFAAGLVGRASIASLGDELTATVENVQREGSATAALGTNVALALAAGQRYLDRLEAADRDAFRNAGWSAHEAQRRITASGGLTAMEIGLVAEIDGRLSRIETGLAAAHRLRELGRTPEAAARAAQLRDEERALTAEIEQLGALRATQVELTLERARLLAAERRQVLLIVVLGAIVLGVVVVSTTTRSITRPLDLLVRHAHALSRGNLEARTDGDLPGEFQELAEAMNHTAASLTRVSGVANSTAEDVATSAQQLTSAAEQVAMAASQTATAMAEVTEGAETQVSVLREADDALSGVRARANDVQMGAEEVAELARAIEAEAKQKRSELDRARVLLGEIRSSVETAAVEVAELTTTTTRINGFVEIVSRIAEQTNLLALNAAIEATRAGAAGRGFSNVAEEVRKLADQAQSAADDVVRLTAAVTRRIKATTEAMATGTTRVGEIDSVSAGINTALTSISGSAELTRQAASVVGEAAKQNATATEAAAAGIAAAVRAAEGHAAAAQQVSASTEEQSAACEEMSSAANALQQGSVHLKDIVSGLRGG from the coding sequence ATGCGCTTTGGCAGCATCCGTGTCCGGCTCATCGCCGGCCTCTCGCTGATGATCGTGCTGCTCTTCGCGGCGGGACTCGTCGGGCGTGCCTCCATCGCCAGCCTGGGCGATGAGCTGACCGCGACGGTTGAGAACGTGCAGCGTGAGGGGTCGGCCACCGCCGCGTTGGGCACCAACGTCGCCTTGGCGCTCGCAGCGGGGCAGCGCTACCTGGACCGGCTTGAGGCGGCCGACCGCGACGCCTTCCGCAACGCCGGCTGGTCCGCGCACGAGGCCCAGCGGCGCATCACCGCCTCGGGTGGGCTGACGGCGATGGAGATCGGGCTCGTCGCGGAGATCGACGGGCGACTCTCGCGCATCGAGACCGGTCTCGCCGCGGCGCACCGACTGCGCGAACTCGGACGCACGCCGGAGGCCGCGGCCCGCGCGGCGCAGTTGCGCGACGAGGAGCGCGCGCTGACAGCGGAGATCGAGCAGTTGGGCGCGTTGCGCGCCACCCAAGTGGAGCTGACGCTCGAGCGCGCCCGACTCCTCGCCGCAGAACGGCGCCAGGTCCTGCTGATCGTCGTGCTTGGCGCCATCGTGCTCGGCGTCGTGGTGGTCAGCACCACGACCCGCAGCATCACGCGCCCACTGGACCTGCTCGTGCGGCACGCGCACGCGCTGAGCCGCGGCAACCTCGAGGCCCGCACCGACGGTGACCTCCCCGGCGAGTTCCAGGAACTCGCCGAGGCGATGAACCACACCGCCGCCTCGCTCACGCGCGTGTCCGGCGTGGCGAACTCCACCGCAGAGGACGTCGCCACCTCGGCACAGCAGCTCACCAGCGCTGCCGAGCAGGTGGCGATGGCCGCGTCGCAGACGGCGACGGCGATGGCCGAGGTCACCGAAGGCGCCGAGACACAGGTCAGTGTGCTGCGCGAGGCCGACGACGCGCTGTCCGGCGTGCGCGCCCGAGCCAACGACGTGCAGATGGGCGCCGAGGAAGTAGCTGAGTTGGCGCGCGCGATCGAGGCCGAGGCCAAGCAGAAGCGCAGCGAGCTCGACCGTGCCCGCGTGCTGCTGGGGGAGATCCGCAGTTCAGTGGAGACCGCCGCCGTCGAAGTGGCCGAGTTGACGACCACCACCACGCGCATCAACGGATTCGTGGAGATCGTCAGCCGCATCGCCGAGCAGACGAACCTGCTGGCGCTGAATGCGGCGATCGAGGCCACGCGGGCGGGCGCGGCGGGACGCGGATTCTCGAACGTCGCCGAGGAAGTGCGCAAGCTGGCCGACCAGGCGCAGTCCGCGGCGGACGACGTGGTGCGCCTCACGGCTGCCGTGACGCGTCGCATCAAGGCCACCACCGAGGCGATGGCCACCGGCACCACGCGCGTGGGTGAGATTGACTCGGTCAGCGCGGGCATCAACACCGCGCTCACCTCGATCTCCGGTTCGGCGGAGTTGACGCGGCAGGCAGCATCCGTGGTGGGCGAGGCAGCCAAGCAGAACGCGACGGCCACCGAGGCCGCCGCCGCGGGTATCGCCGCAGCCGTGCGCGCCGCCGAGGGGCACGCCGCCGCCGCGCAGCAGGTCAGCGCGTCCACCGAGGAGCAGAGCGCAGCCTGCGAGGAGATGTCCTCGGCGGCCAACGCGCTGCAGCAGGGCTCCGTGCACCTCAAGGACATCGTGTCGGGGCTGCGCGGCGGATGA
- the queE gene encoding 7-carboxy-7-deazaguanine synthase → MYTVKEIFYTLQGEGFHAGRPAVFCRFSGCNLWTGREEDRASAVCTFCDTDFVGVGPDGGKFATAEELADAVARQWPTSAGGRPFVVCTGGEPLLQLDEPAIAALHARGFEVAVETNGTQEVPPSLDWVCVSPKAEATLRATSGNELKLVFPQPTAPPERFEGYAFAHFFLQPMDGPQVAEATAAAVAYCLANPKWRLSVQTHKALGIR, encoded by the coding sequence ATGTATACCGTCAAGGAAATCTTCTATACGCTGCAGGGCGAGGGCTTTCACGCCGGTCGCCCGGCCGTGTTCTGCCGCTTCTCGGGCTGCAACCTCTGGACGGGGCGCGAGGAGGATCGCGCCTCGGCCGTTTGCACGTTCTGCGACACGGACTTCGTGGGCGTGGGGCCGGACGGCGGGAAGTTCGCGACGGCGGAGGAGCTGGCAGACGCCGTGGCTCGGCAGTGGCCGACCAGTGCCGGTGGCCGCCCGTTCGTGGTCTGCACTGGCGGCGAACCCCTGCTGCAGCTGGACGAGCCGGCGATTGCCGCACTGCACGCGCGGGGCTTCGAGGTGGCCGTGGAGACCAACGGCACACAGGAGGTGCCGCCGAGCCTCGACTGGGTCTGCGTCAGCCCCAAGGCCGAGGCTACGCTACGGGCGACGTCGGGCAACGAGCTCAAGCTGGTGTTCCCGCAGCCCACGGCGCCCCCGGAGCGCTTCGAGGGCTACGCGTTTGCGCACTTCTTCCTGCAGCCGATGGACGGGCCGCAGGTGGCGGAGGCCACGGCAGCTGCGGTGGCCTACTGCCTGGCGAACCCCAAGTGGCGCCTCTCGGTCCAGACCCACAAGGCCCTGGGGATCCGATAG
- a CDS encoding protein kinase, translating into MNGDALRAALEARLGSQYEIEGLLGQGGMGSVFRALDRTLHRPVAIKVISADVATNPELKERFLLEARTVAKLRHPNIVAVYSAGDAEGLLYFVMELVPGESLRDLLSREGKVEPARAERILHELALALDYAHQSGIVHRDVKPENILLDRETGRAMLTDFGVARALEGSGNITGTGMILGSPRYMSPEQATGESTLDGRSDLYALALVGHEMFTGKPVVESGNVAGMLVKHLTETPKPIAEAAVEVPEGAAVAIDRALAKNREERWASGREMAEVIGMAWTPTPGSGVTRAIAAGGRKRQNLAFALGGAVVIAGVLVGMGLKALGNRAAGDPRKSYAVLPFEIQTGNAEVQWLRDGAVNMLTLALGQWSDLRVVDYERTLALVRDAGVESQRVGLEEAQGIARRGGAGTLVMGQVSTTTDSLLVVARLYDVRSGDALQTATRATALGADPRPLFDDLARYLLDVAGGAPSASVEIARATTTSIEAYRAYLDGVRLLQSWQLGPADSAFQVAIRADSTFALAWHKRALALGWGDAFGGTYQQSAQRAADLSDRLPARERALVLGHRELSLGLRSAGAGAANVSGREHYQESARIYRTLLDTDSLVAEAWYGLGDALFHDGGPGDSLSQVVRRLSGSVRAFQRTLAIDSTFHLAYSHLLQQYLQFSSPQSNLVLVGDSVRAVVDEATIRSLGGQAGIQAIRDRTRARGIELARGWVRADGRAIQPHVALAQGFANAGEPDSALAAIRRAQAVPELDRHVLRMHASLFLHLADRPAEAAREMQESLRTLRPADVSAWSVTDRITSVIVGTTVMSEVGNVTDATRVLDLFAADGMGSSPLPPASTLRYFLIGSRIANGVPLTGALRDTLLRGIAVGDTMQGGAGQQMRSGATPILYVAYLATRDTVFSNAVRRFATPGMRHNDLDALEALARGDTASARRIAAEYTAVADLANGGFSLGGMRAVARAEVLAAVGEREKAIGYFESLTPARMNFNFIEPGFAVYTRSYLARARLYEEAGDYAKAITAIEEFLARTEPGDSSIEPERRQARAQLNRLRDRGR; encoded by the coding sequence GTGAACGGCGACGCGCTGCGCGCGGCGCTGGAGGCACGACTTGGGTCTCAGTACGAGATCGAAGGCCTGCTCGGCCAGGGCGGCATGGGCAGCGTCTTCCGCGCCCTGGACCGCACGCTGCACCGGCCGGTGGCCATCAAGGTCATCAGCGCCGACGTCGCGACGAACCCCGAGCTGAAGGAGCGCTTCCTCCTCGAGGCGCGCACGGTCGCCAAGCTGCGGCATCCAAACATCGTCGCCGTGTACAGCGCGGGCGACGCCGAGGGGCTGCTCTACTTCGTGATGGAGCTGGTGCCGGGCGAATCGCTGCGCGACCTGCTGTCGCGGGAAGGCAAGGTCGAACCCGCGCGGGCCGAACGCATCCTGCACGAGCTGGCGCTGGCACTGGACTACGCGCACCAGAGCGGCATCGTGCACCGCGACGTGAAGCCGGAGAACATCCTGCTCGACCGGGAGACCGGCCGTGCGATGCTCACGGACTTCGGCGTGGCGCGCGCGCTCGAGGGCAGCGGCAACATCACGGGCACGGGGATGATCCTCGGCAGCCCACGCTATATGAGCCCGGAGCAGGCCACCGGCGAGTCCACGCTCGACGGTCGCTCGGACCTCTATGCGCTGGCGCTGGTCGGCCACGAGATGTTCACGGGCAAGCCCGTGGTCGAGAGCGGCAACGTCGCGGGGATGTTGGTCAAGCATCTGACCGAGACGCCGAAGCCGATTGCCGAAGCGGCCGTGGAGGTGCCCGAAGGCGCCGCGGTGGCCATCGACCGCGCGCTCGCCAAGAACCGTGAGGAGCGTTGGGCCAGCGGCCGCGAGATGGCCGAGGTCATCGGGATGGCGTGGACGCCGACACCGGGCAGCGGCGTCACGCGCGCCATCGCCGCCGGTGGGCGGAAGCGCCAGAACCTCGCCTTCGCGCTCGGCGGCGCCGTGGTGATCGCCGGTGTGCTCGTCGGGATGGGGCTCAAGGCCCTCGGCAACCGCGCGGCCGGCGATCCGCGCAAGAGCTACGCGGTGCTTCCCTTCGAGATTCAGACGGGGAACGCCGAGGTGCAGTGGCTGCGCGACGGCGCGGTCAACATGCTGACGTTGGCGCTCGGCCAGTGGAGCGACCTCCGCGTCGTGGACTACGAGCGCACCCTCGCGCTGGTGCGCGACGCCGGCGTGGAGTCGCAGCGCGTCGGGTTGGAGGAGGCGCAGGGCATCGCCCGTCGTGGGGGCGCCGGCACCTTGGTGATGGGCCAGGTCTCGACGACCACCGACTCACTGCTCGTGGTGGCGCGCCTGTACGACGTGCGCAGCGGTGACGCCTTGCAGACGGCCACGCGCGCCACAGCCCTGGGGGCAGACCCGCGCCCGCTGTTCGACGATCTCGCGCGTTATCTCCTGGACGTGGCCGGCGGCGCGCCCTCGGCCTCGGTGGAGATCGCCCGCGCGACGACGACCTCGATCGAGGCCTACCGCGCCTACCTGGATGGCGTGCGGCTGTTGCAATCGTGGCAGTTGGGACCGGCGGACTCGGCCTTCCAGGTCGCCATTCGCGCGGACTCCACGTTCGCCTTGGCCTGGCACAAGCGGGCCCTGGCCCTGGGTTGGGGCGACGCGTTCGGCGGCACCTATCAGCAGTCGGCGCAGCGCGCCGCGGACCTGTCTGATCGCCTGCCGGCGCGCGAGCGGGCCTTGGTACTTGGACATCGGGAGCTCTCGCTGGGGTTGCGGAGCGCCGGTGCAGGGGCGGCCAACGTGTCGGGGCGCGAGCACTACCAGGAATCCGCGCGCATCTACCGCACGCTGCTCGACACGGATTCGCTGGTCGCGGAGGCCTGGTATGGACTGGGCGACGCCTTGTTCCACGACGGCGGTCCGGGCGACTCGCTCAGCCAGGTGGTCAGGCGTCTCAGCGGCAGTGTGCGTGCATTCCAGCGCACGCTCGCCATCGACTCGACCTTCCACCTGGCGTACTCGCACCTGTTGCAGCAGTACCTGCAGTTCTCGTCGCCGCAGAGCAACCTCGTGCTCGTCGGAGACTCGGTACGCGCCGTGGTCGACGAGGCGACCATCCGTTCACTCGGCGGACAGGCAGGCATCCAGGCCATTCGCGACCGCACCAGAGCCCGCGGCATCGAATTGGCGCGCGGCTGGGTCCGTGCCGACGGACGGGCCATCCAACCGCACGTCGCGCTGGCACAGGGGTTCGCCAACGCGGGCGAGCCAGACTCGGCCCTCGCGGCGATCCGCCGTGCACAGGCAGTGCCTGAACTCGACAGACACGTACTGCGGATGCACGCCTCGCTGTTCCTGCATCTGGCCGACCGACCGGCCGAGGCCGCCCGCGAGATGCAGGAGTCGCTGCGAACCCTGCGTCCGGCCGACGTGTCGGCTTGGTCCGTGACCGATCGCATCACCTCTGTCATCGTCGGCACGACGGTCATGTCGGAGGTCGGCAACGTGACCGACGCGACGCGTGTGCTGGACCTCTTCGCCGCCGATGGCATGGGATCCAGCCCGCTGCCGCCGGCGAGCACACTCCGGTACTTCCTGATCGGTTCGCGCATCGCGAACGGCGTGCCGCTCACCGGCGCGCTGCGGGACACGCTGCTGCGCGGCATCGCCGTGGGAGACACGATGCAGGGCGGCGCGGGGCAGCAGATGCGCAGCGGCGCCACGCCGATCCTCTACGTCGCATATCTCGCCACGCGCGACACCGTGTTCTCCAATGCTGTGCGACGCTTCGCGACGCCCGGCATGCGCCACAATGACCTCGACGCGCTCGAGGCCCTGGCGCGCGGTGACACGGCGTCGGCCCGTCGCATCGCGGCGGAGTACACGGCCGTCGCGGACCTCGCCAACGGCGGCTTCTCGCTCGGCGGCATGCGCGCGGTGGCGCGGGCAGAGGTGCTGGCGGCGGTGGGCGAGCGGGAGAAGGCCATCGGCTACTTCGAGTCGCTCACACCGGCGCGGATGAACTTCAACTTCATCGAGCCAGGCTTCGCCGTGTACACGCGCTCCTACCTGGCGCGCGCACGGCTGTATGAGGAGGCGGGAGACTACGCCAAGGCAATCACCGCCATCGAGGAGTTCCTCGCGCGGACGGAACCCGGCGACTCATCCATCGAACCCGAGCGCCGCCAGGCGCGCGCCCAGCTGAATCGCCTGCGCGACCGCGGCCGATAA
- a CDS encoding ABC transporter substrate-binding protein — protein sequence MIRKTLLSLALPLVAACGGGDAAVRLGMAGPFTEGFGRANQLGAELAVEQINAAGGIDGRMLALVLRDDAGDGARAAAIAEEFVADASIAAVVGHVTSGAMMAAAGIYDGEMVALATTASSAAITGISPWVFRVISSDSANGADLARFAERLGRRRVAILYENDAYGRGLAAAFRGNFGGEVLTMDPIDADASDSTIYADWLAARAPDLVFVAGTERSGLALLAAARRAGVRADFLGGDGWTGVTVDTALAEGALVGAPFTAEDTREAAQAFVRAFREKHGYDPDGNAALAYDAVQVLATAIRAVGSERGRIRDWLASRSTETAIPGVTGAIAFQASGDPIGKSFTMTRVRGGALVPVEGNR from the coding sequence ATGATTCGCAAGACCCTTCTCAGCCTCGCGCTGCCTCTCGTGGCGGCCTGTGGCGGCGGCGATGCGGCCGTACGCCTCGGGATGGCCGGCCCCTTCACCGAGGGATTTGGCCGCGCCAACCAACTGGGCGCGGAGCTCGCGGTGGAGCAAATCAACGCCGCCGGCGGCATTGACGGACGGATGTTGGCGCTCGTGCTGCGCGACGATGCCGGCGACGGCGCGCGGGCGGCGGCCATCGCCGAGGAGTTCGTGGCGGACGCCAGCATCGCCGCCGTGGTCGGGCACGTGACCTCGGGCGCAATGATGGCCGCCGCCGGCATCTACGACGGCGAGATGGTCGCGCTCGCCACGACGGCCTCGTCGGCAGCGATCACCGGCATCTCTCCCTGGGTCTTCCGCGTCATTTCCAGTGACTCGGCCAACGGCGCCGACCTCGCGCGATTCGCCGAGCGCCTGGGACGCCGGCGCGTCGCCATCCTCTACGAGAACGACGCGTACGGCCGCGGCCTCGCCGCCGCCTTCCGCGGCAACTTCGGTGGCGAGGTGCTGACGATGGATCCCATCGACGCCGACGCCAGCGATTCCACCATCTACGCCGACTGGCTCGCGGCCCGCGCGCCGGACCTTGTGTTCGTCGCGGGCACCGAGCGCTCCGGCCTGGCACTGCTCGCAGCGGCGCGGCGGGCCGGCGTGCGCGCCGACTTCCTCGGTGGCGATGGATGGACGGGCGTCACGGTGGACACGGCCTTGGCCGAAGGCGCGCTGGTCGGCGCGCCATTCACCGCCGAGGACACGCGCGAGGCCGCCCAGGCCTTCGTGCGCGCCTTTCGCGAGAAGCACGGCTACGATCCCGACGGCAACGCCGCGCTGGCCTACGACGCCGTCCAGGTGCTCGCGACGGCAATCCGCGCGGTGGGCAGCGAGCGCGGCCGCATCAGGGATTGGCTCGCGTCCCGCAGCACCGAGACTGCGATTCCAGGCGTCACGGGCGCCATCGCCTTCCAGGCCAGCGGCGACCCGATCGGCAAGTCGTTCACGATGACCCGCGTGCGCGGCGGCGCGCTGGTCCCCGTGGAGGGCAACCGCTGA